One genomic region from Jilunia laotingensis encodes:
- a CDS encoding DUF5715 family protein, which yields MYRYHYPICLFLLIGLTTLAGCKKKDMSLKLNEPRNIKGVISYKRSFGDLNDIHLKVAKNTGIQPLNSREEAEQMKEKLVHIASNEYYSVDSLTHSIPYLTPRASMLLDTIGANFLDSLTAKGLNPNQVIVTSVLRTQDDVKRLRKRNGNASKNSAHFYGTTFDVSWKRFKKIEDEDGRPLQDVSADTLKLVLSEVLRDLKKADKCYIKYELKQGCFHITAR from the coding sequence ATGTACCGTTATCATTATCCAATCTGTTTATTCTTACTTATCGGACTCACCACCCTTGCAGGATGCAAGAAGAAAGACATGTCGCTCAAACTGAATGAGCCAAGAAATATAAAAGGAGTCATCAGCTACAAACGTTCGTTCGGTGATTTGAACGACATACATCTGAAGGTTGCCAAAAACACAGGCATCCAACCGTTAAATTCGCGTGAAGAAGCGGAACAGATGAAAGAGAAATTGGTACATATCGCCTCTAATGAGTATTATAGTGTAGACTCCCTGACACACTCCATCCCCTACCTTACTCCGCGCGCCAGCATGTTGCTCGACACTATCGGTGCCAACTTCCTCGATTCGCTTACAGCAAAAGGATTGAATCCTAACCAAGTTATAGTGACTTCCGTACTTCGCACGCAGGATGATGTAAAACGGTTGCGCAAGCGTAATGGAAATGCTTCCAAAAACTCTGCCCATTTCTATGGAACAACTTTCGACGTGAGTTGGAAACGTTTCAAGAAAATAGAGGATGAAGACGGAAGACCTTTACAAGATGTCAGCGCAGATACTCTGAAACTGGTATTGTCCGAAGTGTTGAGGGATTTGAAGAAGGCGGATAAATGCTATATCAAATATGAATTGAAACAAGGTTGCTTCCATATCACGGCAAGATGA
- a CDS encoding flotillin family protein, with the protein MTQEMMIMAAILVAVILLTFIGILSRYRKCKSDEVLVVYGKTGGDKKSAKLYHGGAAFVWPIVQGYEFLSMKPMQIDCKLTGALSAQNIRVDVPTTITVAISTDPEVMQNAAERMLGLTMDDKQNLITDVVYGQMRLVIADMTIEELNSDRDKFLSKVKDNIDTELRKFGLYLMNINISDIRDAANYIVNLGKEAESKAQNEAQANIEEQEKLGAIKIANQIKERETKVAETRKDQDIAIAETKKLQEISVANADKDRISQVALANAEKESQVAKAEADKNIRIEQANTEKESRIAELNSDMEIKQAEAGKKAAIGRNEAQKEIAKSDAELAVTQANADKEAGEAAAKSEAAVQTAREIAQKEVEEAKARKVESSLKAEKIVPAEVARQEAILQAEAVAEKITREAEARAKATLAQAEAEAKAIQMKLEAEAEGKKRSLLAEAEGFEAMVRAAESNPAIAIQYKMVDQWKEIAGEQVKAFEHMNLGNITVFDGGNGSTSNFLNTLVKTVAPSLGVLDKLPIGETVKGIIHPSEKEEGKKEEKKEEKKK; encoded by the coding sequence ATGACTCAGGAAATGATGATTATGGCTGCCATTCTGGTAGCAGTGATTCTACTTACATTTATCGGAATCCTTTCCCGCTATCGCAAATGTAAAAGTGACGAAGTATTAGTTGTTTATGGTAAGACGGGAGGCGATAAGAAATCCGCCAAACTTTACCACGGTGGAGCAGCATTCGTATGGCCTATCGTGCAAGGGTATGAATTCTTGTCGATGAAACCGATGCAGATCGATTGTAAGTTGACAGGGGCACTATCCGCACAAAATATCCGTGTAGATGTACCGACTACTATCACAGTCGCTATCAGCACAGATCCGGAAGTAATGCAAAATGCAGCGGAACGTATGCTGGGGCTGACCATGGACGACAAACAAAACCTGATTACGGATGTGGTTTACGGACAGATGCGTCTGGTCATTGCCGATATGACGATCGAAGAATTGAATTCGGACCGTGACAAGTTCCTGTCGAAGGTAAAAGATAATATTGATACGGAATTGCGTAAATTCGGTTTGTACCTGATGAATATTAACATCAGTGATATTCGCGATGCAGCCAACTATATCGTAAACTTAGGTAAAGAAGCTGAAAGTAAGGCGCAGAATGAGGCACAGGCTAACATTGAAGAACAAGAGAAACTGGGTGCCATCAAAATCGCCAACCAGATAAAGGAACGCGAAACGAAAGTAGCGGAAACCAGAAAAGACCAGGATATAGCCATTGCCGAAACCAAAAAGTTACAGGAAATCTCAGTGGCTAATGCAGATAAGGATCGTATCTCACAGGTAGCTTTGGCAAATGCCGAGAAAGAATCGCAGGTAGCTAAAGCGGAAGCAGACAAGAACATTCGTATCGAACAAGCAAATACCGAAAAAGAGAGCCGCATAGCTGAATTGAATTCGGATATGGAAATCAAACAGGCTGAAGCCGGAAAGAAGGCAGCCATCGGTCGGAATGAGGCACAAAAAGAGATTGCAAAATCGGATGCCGAACTTGCCGTAACGCAAGCGAATGCAGACAAGGAGGCCGGTGAAGCAGCCGCCAAATCGGAAGCAGCCGTTCAGACTGCCCGCGAAATTGCCCAGAAAGAGGTAGAAGAAGCCAAAGCACGTAAAGTGGAGTCTTCATTGAAAGCAGAAAAGATTGTTCCGGCAGAGGTAGCCCGCCAAGAAGCGATCTTACAGGCGGAAGCCGTAGCAGAAAAAATCACCCGCGAAGCTGAAGCACGCGCAAAAGCGACATTGGCACAGGCAGAAGCAGAGGCAAAAGCAATCCAAATGAAACTGGAAGCGGAAGCGGAAGGAAAGAAACGCTCGTTACTGGCCGAAGCGGAAGGTTTTGAAGCCATGGTACGTGCGGCAGAGTCCAATCCGGCCATTGCCATCCAATACAAGATGGTAGACCAGTGGAAAGAGATTGCCGGAGAACAGGTGAAGGCATTCGAACATATGAATTTAGGAAATATCACCGTATTCGACGGAGGAAACGGAAGTACAAGCAATTTCCTGAATACTTTGGTTAAGACGGTAGCACCCAGTTTGGGAGTACTCGATAAACTTCCGATTGGAGAGACAGTGAAGGGAATCATTCACCCGTCAGAAAAAGAAGAGGGAAAGAAAGAAGAAAAGAAAGAGGAGAAGAAGAAATAA
- a CDS encoding ATP-binding protein, whose product MELYRSIIEDLRSWKERPDRKPLILKGARQTGKTWILEHFGHTDFEHVASFNFDKDESLNEIFDNTKDPERIVQQLKLHTDNPILPHKTLIVFDEIQECNKALNALKYFCEDAPEYTVVAAGSLLGGELSKGDSFPVGKVEFLELYPLTFKEFLNVNDEKLYQFVEELSVIEPLPQIVVDKLTEFYRQYLIVGGMPAAVKAFMENRGMEAVKREQRFILDAYSLDFSKHADKKDIPRIISVWNSIPSQLAKENRKFIYKMVKPGVRARDYEDALLWLENAGLIYRVFCCSKPFLPLKSYDDLSAFKIYLSDVGLLRELAGLPAEVVLSGNATYTEFKGALAENYVLQSLVCQLEILPRYWASVGKAEVDFVIQMGVNIVPVEVKSDTRLGGKSLSVYDLNYKPAYKVRYSLNNLKKDGNLINIPLYLADWTTKLVSIQ is encoded by the coding sequence ATGGAATTGTATCGTAGTATCATTGAGGATTTAAGAAGCTGGAAAGAGAGACCGGATAGAAAACCCCTAATCCTGAAGGGAGCCAGACAGACCGGTAAGACATGGATATTGGAACATTTCGGTCATACGGACTTTGAACATGTGGCAAGTTTCAATTTTGACAAAGATGAGTCATTGAATGAAATATTTGATAATACGAAAGATCCGGAAAGGATTGTTCAGCAACTAAAATTGCATACGGATAACCCTATCTTACCCCATAAGACTCTGATTGTTTTTGATGAAATCCAAGAATGTAACAAAGCACTGAACGCCTTAAAATATTTCTGTGAAGATGCGCCTGAATATACAGTTGTTGCAGCTGGCTCTTTATTGGGGGGCGAATTATCCAAGGGGGATTCGTTTCCGGTAGGAAAGGTTGAATTTCTGGAACTATATCCATTGACTTTTAAAGAATTTCTGAATGTCAATGACGAGAAGTTATACCAATTTGTAGAAGAATTGTCCGTTATAGAACCTCTTCCTCAGATTGTGGTGGATAAACTGACAGAATTCTATCGCCAATATCTTATTGTGGGTGGAATGCCTGCCGCTGTGAAAGCATTTATGGAAAATAGGGGGATGGAGGCAGTGAAACGAGAACAACGTTTTATTCTAGATGCATATTCACTTGACTTTTCTAAGCATGCGGACAAGAAAGATATACCACGAATTATTAGCGTATGGAATTCGATACCGAGCCAGTTAGCAAAAGAGAACCGAAAGTTTATTTATAAAATGGTAAAACCGGGGGTGAGAGCGCGGGATTACGAGGATGCTTTGTTATGGTTGGAAAATGCAGGACTGATTTATCGCGTTTTTTGTTGTTCGAAACCATTTTTGCCGCTTAAAAGTTATGATGATCTTTCCGCGTTTAAGATATATCTTTCGGACGTAGGTTTGTTGCGTGAGTTGGCAGGTTTGCCAGCGGAAGTTGTTCTGTCAGGGAATGCGACTTATACAGAATTTAAAGGTGCATTGGCAGAAAATTATGTATTGCAGTCTTTGGTATGTCAATTAGAAATATTGCCTCGTTATTGGGCATCAGTAGGCAAGGCGGAAGTTGATTTTGTTATCCAGATGGGTGTTAATATTGTTCCTGTTGAAGTAAAATCGGATACTCGGCTTGGAGGAAAAAGTCTGTCTGTATATGATCTGAATTATAAGCCGGCATACAAAGTCAGGTATTCATTGAATAATCTTAAAAAGGACGGTAACTTGATAAATATTCCCCTTTATCTTGCAGACTGGACAACGAAACTTGTATCCATTCAATAA